The Lolium rigidum isolate FL_2022 chromosome 2, APGP_CSIRO_Lrig_0.1, whole genome shotgun sequence genomic interval AGAACCAGCGTCATCTCCAGGCGGTGGAGTCAGCTCTTAGCCAAGCTCTCTCAACTGATAATAAATGCTCAGGACTTCCTGCCCGAGGGCTTGTCAAGCGACAACATGTCTGGTGACGACTTGGTTCGGGTGAATGCTGCTGCTGTTGAAGCGACAAAGAGCCTGCTGACACGCAGAAATCCAGGTGAACACACCATCTGCCGCTTGTCTACCACGTTCTACTTGGAAGATGATGCCCCCATATCCATTGGGCATGCTGTTGGCAATGCCATGTCGACACACAAGATTGAGAAGGCCGAATTCACAGTTTTGACAGAGAAGGATGATGAGCTGAGCTACGGGCCACGGTTCGTGTTATTTTTTAATGAGTGCCTGCATGCATTTACTGGTCTAACAAGCCTCCACCTGGAGAATTTGATGTTTGCTGAATCTGGCTTCGTCTCAAACATCCTCGGCACTTGCAAGCAATTACAACATTTAGATTTTACCAATTGCGAGACAGAGAGTTGGATGATCCTCCAAGTTGAGCATGCACAACTCACTACTCTTAGTTTTATCGATTGCTGTATGGGCAAAGTCGAACTCAAGTGGCTCCCAAGACTCACCAGGATAAATTTCGAGTGGTTGATGTGCTTCAAAGAACTACCACTATCATTTGTTCATGTCCCATTGCTCGAGGTTGTGAGCCTTACAAATATTGCTCTCAGATGGCACAAATTGATCAAGTTAAGCACGTTACTTTTTGAAACCTCTGTACGAGACCTGCGCTTGGACTTCAAATGTGAAAAGGTAAGTCGGGATGATTGCTTTGTTCTGGCTTCACTCGTTCTCTGCTCATCCTGTCATGTGTCTATTTTCCAGATTTGGGTTCAGCCAGAGTGTCTGACCAAAAGGTTGTCATCTGTGTTCCACCGACTAAGTATTGTCAATCTAGTTAGTATTCCTGAAGGATATGATCTCACATGGACAATGTTCATTCTGGAAGCCGCACCATCCCTGGAGGAGTTCTACATGAAGGTATGCCCTCAATCTTGTTGGTCTTTTCTTAGCGGTTGCTCTACTACTTGAAGGTATGTTCGCACCTAAAGCTTGCTCTATTCTTATTTGTTTGAGTGGTTGCTCTATTATTTCGGCACCTATGCTTTACTTGAGTACAGATGTTTGTGGCAAAATTAACCTACCTCTGTCCTATGGGTGGAATGCAGGTACTGGATCACCCATGTGAAATGGAAATGaataagaagaagaggaggaaaggCTTGTATAGCGAGAAGAAGGGCGTAGAGTGGGAATCACCTACATCAAATTTCAAGCACTACCGTCTTACCAAGCTCATCATCTTCTGCTTTGAGTCTTGCATGGTTAGTCATGTCAGGCACGTCATGAAAGCAGCGGTGAATCTCAAGGATGTGTACATGTATAGTAGACTGGGATGTATGGATTGCGTAGACCTGAAACCTCTGAAGCCGTCTACTTTTCCGTGGTCAATAAAAAAAAGAGCTTCAACGAAGAAGTTAATTACCCAGGGCATCGAGTCACATGCCAGGATTCACTTCCCGCACTCTGCTGAAATGAGCGATGATCATGCTGCAAGGTTATAAAGTACTCTCTTTGTTAAAGACTGTTTGTGTGCCTGAGAAGATAGCCCCAGGCTTTTCAGGAAGCTTGTTCAATAAAACAGTCCAATCTG includes:
- the LOC124693486 gene encoding uncharacterized protein LOC124693486; its protein translation is MQKRDRDDRLSSLPDDILVNILDRLNARDAGRTSVISRRWSQLLAKLSQLIINAQDFLPEGLSSDNMSGDDLVRVNAAAVEATKSLLTRRNPGEHTICRLSTTFYLEDDAPISIGHAVGNAMSTHKIEKAEFTVLTEKDDELSYGPRFVLFFNECLHAFTGLTSLHLENLMFAESGFVSNILGTCKQLQHLDFTNCETESWMILQVEHAQLTTLSFIDCCMGKVELKWLPRLTRINFEWLMCFKELPLSFVHVPLLEVVSLTNIALRWHKLIKLSTLLFETSVRDLRLDFKCEKIWVQPECLTKRLSSVFHRLSIVNLVSIPEGYDLTWTMFILEAAPSLEEFYMKVLDHPCEMEMNKKKRRKGLYSEKKGVEWESPTSNFKHYRLTKLIIFCFESCMVSHVRHVMKAAVNLKDVYMYSRLGCMDCVDLKPLKPSTFPWSIKKRASTKKLITQGIESHARIHFPHSAEMSDDHAARL